Part of the Halomarina litorea genome is shown below.
GTCACCACCAGGGCGGCCCGGGTCGGCGACCGGAAGTCGAGGTACGACAGGCCGCGCCCGGTGAGTGCGAGGTACGCGACGCTCGCGACGACGAGACCGGTGCCGTAGAGGGCGATGCTGGCGACGAACGCGGTCACCTCGTCGAGACCCGCGAAGAACGGCACCGCCGAGACGAGGTTGGCGAAGACGAACCCGACGAGGGCGACGAGCGACACCACGACGAGGAGCTTTACGCGACCGGTCCGGGCCGCGGGCGCGGGCGGTCGCTCACCGTCGGCTACCTGATACGACATACCAGCAGTATTCGCCGAGAGAGAAGATAACCGTAGCTGCGCCCCGACACTCCGTATCAGGGGAGCGTCGGACGCCCCTCGGGAGCCATCGGGAGAGTGGAGGGTTCTTCCAATCCCCGACCGTACCGACGGGCGATGGTCACGCGCCTGGTCTACGACGACGACTGCGGCTTCTGTACGTGGTGTGCCCGCTGGGCGGTCCGACTCGCCCCCGTCGAGGCCGTCGGGTTCGCCGACCTCTCGGCGGCGGACCGCGACCTGCTCCCCGACGACTACGAGACCTGCGCCCACCTCGTCGCCGGGCGGACCGTCTACTCCTGTGGCGAGGCAATCGAGCAGACCCTCGCCCGTTCCCACCCCGCCGCCGGCTACCTGTTCGGCGCGCTTCGGGGAGTCCCGGGCTACGCATCGGTCCGCGAACGGGCCTACCGGTGGGCCGCCGACCACCGGGACTGGTGGGGAAAGGTCGTCAGCGCCGGGGCAATTCGCTGACCGGGGTCGGGAGACTTCGGGAGAGAATCGAGTGCGGGCGCCCGCGCGAGGTCACTCGACGAGTGAAAGGGACTACTCGAATGCCTGGATGCCGGTGAGGTCGGCGCCGAGGATGAGCGTGTGGATGTCGTGGGTCCCCTCGTAGGTGTAGACCGTCTCCAGATTGGCCATGTGGCGCATCGGCGAGTAGTCGGCCGTGATGCCGTTGCCGCCCAGCATCTCACGTGCAATCCGAGACTGGTCGCGGGCCATCCGCACGTTGTGGCGTTTCGCCATCGAAACGTGCTGGGGGCGCAGCTCGCCGCGTTCCTTCAGGTCCGCGAGGCGGTGAGCCAGCAACTGACTCGTCGTAATCTGGGTCGCCATCTCCGCGAGTTTGTCCTGTTGAAGCTGGAAACGCGCGATTGGCCCGCCGAACTGTTCGCGGTCGGTCGCGTACTGTCTCGCCGTCTCGAAACAGTCCCGGGCCGCACCGATTGCCCCCCACGCGATGCCGTAGCGCGCCTGCGTCAGGCAGGAGAGGGGACCCTTCATGCCCTCGACGCCCGGCAGGACGTTCTCCTCGGGCACGTACACGTCGTTCAGGCCAATCTCGCCCGTGATGGAGGCTCTGAGTGACAACTTCTCGTCGATTTTGTTGGTCGAGACGCCGTCGAGGTCCGTCTCCACCAGAAAGCCCCGGACGGGCGTCTCGGCGGCCGACCGGTCGCGCGCCCAGACGATGGCCACGTCCGCGATGGGTGAGTTGGTAATCCACGTCTTCGCCCCGTTCAGCGTGTACCCCTCGTCGTCCTTCTC
Proteins encoded:
- a CDS encoding thiol-disulfide oxidoreductase DCC family protein, with amino-acid sequence MVTRLVYDDDCGFCTWCARWAVRLAPVEAVGFADLSAADRDLLPDDYETCAHLVAGRTVYSCGEAIEQTLARSHPAAGYLFGALRGVPGYASVRERAYRWAADHRDWWGKVVSAGAIR
- a CDS encoding acyl-CoA dehydrogenase family protein codes for the protein MLDYVGLEADLGAEERMIRDTAREFVEDTVRPDIGQHWIDGTFPNELIEEMGELGFYAPNLEGYGSPNVSETAYGLLMQELEACDSGLRSMASVQGALVMYPIHAFGSEAQKARWLPDMGEGKAVGCFGLTEPQHGSDPTSMETYAEKDDEGYTLNGAKTWITNSPIADVAIVWARDRSAAETPVRGFLVETDLDGVSTNKIDEKLSLRASITGEIGLNDVYVPEENVLPGVEGMKGPLSCLTQARYGIAWGAIGAARDCFETARQYATDREQFGGPIARFQLQQDKLAEMATQITTSQLLAHRLADLKERGELRPQHVSMAKRHNVRMARDQSRIAREMLGGNGITADYSPMRHMANLETVYTYEGTHDIHTLILGADLTGIQAFE